One region of Pogona vitticeps strain Pit_001003342236 chromosome 1, PviZW2.1, whole genome shotgun sequence genomic DNA includes:
- the LOC110078313 gene encoding olfactory receptor 9G4-like has protein sequence MDNWNFQTTFSKSFNFQSLYQQTAFKETMETEGNCTQLTSFVLVGFTTDPILRITFFLLFLISYTLTLTGNLGLITLIYLDSCLHTPMYFFVANLSFLDVWYTSVYTPRILSDCISENKVMSLTGCTAQFFFSAGLAYSECFLLAIMAYDRYVAICNPLLYATAMSKKLCIQMVIGSYIGGFANAIVHTGNTFRLRFCGNNVINHYFCDAPPLMNMACDDTQVYTLILATVIGCNVLATTGLTLGCYMGIVAAILRIRSAAGRFKAFSTCSAHLVSVSLFYGSILLMYSRPSSQHTPNWDKANALFYTVINPLVNPLIYSMRNKDVKKGFWKVLGRFIASN, from the coding sequence ATGGACAATTGGAATTTTCAAACAACCTTTTCAAAAAGCTTTAACTTCCAATCACTATATCAACAGACGGCATTTAAAGAGACAATGGAAACAGAAGGCAACTGCACACAACTTACAAGTTTTGTCTTGGTGGGTTTCACGACAGACCCAATTCTGCGGATCACCttctttctgctcttcctcatcTCATACACTCTAACGCTGACTGGCAACCTAGGCCTGATAACACTGATCTACCTAGACTCCTGCTTGCACACACCCATGTATTTCTTTGTGGCCAATCTTTCCTTTCTGGATGTCTGGTACACTTCAGTCTACACTCCCCGCATCCTGTCAGACTGTATATCTGAGAACAAGGTAATGTCCCTCACAGGCTGCACTGCCCAATTCTTCTTCTCTGCAGGCTTGGCCTACAGTGAATGCTTCCTGCTAGCCATCATGGCATATGACCGCTATGTGGCCATCTGCAACCCACTCCTCTATGCCACTGCCATGTCCAAGAAACTCTGCATCCAGATGGTCATTGGCTCTTACATAGGTGGCTTTGCCAATGCCATTGTCCATACGGGTAACACCTTCCGCTTACGTTTTTGTGGGAACAACGTGATCAACCACTACTTCTGTGATGCACCACCACTCATGAACATGGCCTGTGATGACACCCAGGTCTATACACTCATCCTGGCCACTGTCATTGGTTGCAATGTGTTAGCAACCACTGGTCTCACCCTGGGCTGTTACATGGGCATTGTGGCAGCCATATTACGCATCCGCTCAGCTGCTGGACGATTCAAGGCCTTCTCCACTTGTTCAGCCCATCTTGTCTCTGTTTCCCTCTTCTATGGCTCCATACTTTTAATGTATTCCCGACCCAGCTCCCAACACACCCCAAACTGGGACAAGGCAAATGCTTTGTTCTACACTGTCATCAATCCTCTGGTTAACCCTTTGATATACAGCATGCGCAACAAAGATGTGAAAAAAGGTTTCTGGAAAGTACTAGGGAGATTCATAGCATCAAATTGA